Proteins co-encoded in one Gracilimonas sediminicola genomic window:
- a CDS encoding SGNH/GDSL hydrolase family protein, with translation MKNKIYWIITLLFPLFLLGFIEIALIIGGYNEEAQDLFIEVPSQPDYLITNSSFVPRYFPSFKPQVAVSPFLKKKKANTFRIFVLGGSSTQGYPYNFYYSFAEQLEQKLLLETDGLNIEVVNLGMTAVNSYVIWDISNRLMDYQPDAIIVYAGHNEYYGSFGAGTTQFGLINSIRVKRMVLSLKNLRLYQLLENLFRPKDNEKNKQRTMMASVIRESKIELGGEIYSSGIKQFKRNIGDVAELFKSNGVPILLGTVASNLKDQPPLSDKNEALKAYAEGEKHFETGDKNAAITLFDEAKELDEIRFRAPNEINELINDFAKDPNVHLVDVERMIRSNSTSGIEDESMFVDHLHPNFMGHKLMADLFFEHLLELERIKRAYSPNVFDTPEDISQFEKAYAEITVSRLMSGYPFQKGLSETEELEKFNEVYKDLMRSSYVDSIAAVTKVNQKSVPDALKKIVDQQMKADNAREVMPHYYEMLKWQLNSVDLIERGIEYAINNPQANAYLVNIIEQVLNEGAYDPRYMNVLSSIYTDNKAYDKAKYWLDESLRLGSNEPVLYYNLTRYYLFKEDTAEATRYHQKFLQSRR, from the coding sequence ATGAAAAATAAAATCTACTGGATTATAACACTGCTTTTTCCGCTTTTTTTGCTGGGTTTTATAGAAATTGCCCTGATAATTGGAGGGTATAATGAGGAAGCACAAGACCTTTTTATTGAGGTTCCTTCTCAGCCGGATTATTTGATTACAAATTCCTCTTTTGTGCCCCGCTATTTTCCATCTTTCAAACCACAAGTAGCGGTATCACCATTCTTAAAGAAGAAGAAAGCAAATACCTTCAGGATTTTTGTTTTAGGTGGATCATCCACGCAAGGCTACCCTTATAATTTCTACTATAGCTTTGCTGAACAATTAGAACAAAAGCTGCTGTTGGAAACAGACGGGCTAAATATAGAGGTTGTTAACCTTGGCATGACTGCCGTAAACAGTTACGTGATTTGGGATATTTCAAATAGGCTGATGGATTATCAACCCGATGCAATTATCGTTTATGCCGGCCATAATGAATACTATGGGTCATTTGGGGCAGGAACTACTCAATTTGGGTTAATTAATAGTATCAGAGTAAAAAGGATGGTTCTGAGCCTCAAGAACCTGAGGCTGTATCAGCTTTTAGAGAATCTATTTCGTCCCAAGGATAATGAAAAGAATAAGCAGAGAACGATGATGGCTTCCGTCATCAGAGAATCCAAAATTGAACTTGGCGGTGAAATCTATTCATCCGGAATAAAACAATTCAAAAGAAACATCGGAGATGTGGCAGAGCTTTTCAAAAGCAATGGAGTTCCCATATTACTGGGAACGGTTGCTTCCAACTTAAAGGATCAGCCGCCGTTATCAGATAAAAATGAAGCCCTGAAAGCATATGCTGAAGGGGAGAAGCATTTCGAAACCGGTGATAAAAATGCAGCAATAACATTGTTTGATGAAGCAAAAGAGCTGGATGAGATCAGGTTCAGGGCACCTAACGAGATTAATGAGCTAATAAATGATTTTGCTAAAGACCCAAATGTACATCTGGTGGATGTTGAAAGAATGATAAGAAGCAACTCCACCAGCGGGATTGAGGATGAGTCGATGTTTGTTGATCATTTACATCCCAACTTCATGGGGCATAAACTTATGGCCGATCTTTTCTTTGAGCACCTTCTTGAATTAGAAAGGATCAAAAGAGCCTATTCTCCCAATGTATTTGATACGCCAGAGGATATCAGTCAATTTGAAAAGGCCTATGCGGAAATCACTGTATCCAGGCTTATGAGTGGGTATCCTTTTCAAAAGGGCCTTTCTGAAACTGAAGAATTGGAAAAGTTCAATGAGGTCTATAAGGACTTAATGAGATCATCTTATGTTGATTCGATCGCAGCGGTAACTAAGGTTAATCAAAAATCAGTACCCGATGCGCTAAAGAAAATTGTAGATCAGCAGATGAAGGCGGATAATGCCCGGGAAGTGATGCCTCATTATTATGAGATGCTTAAGTGGCAGCTCAATTCTGTTGATTTGATAGAGAGGGGTATCGAATATGCTATTAATAATCCTCAGGCTAATGCATATCTGGTGAATATAATCGAACAGGTGCTAAATGAGGGAGCATATGACCCAAGATATATGAATGTACTTTCATCCATTTACACGGATAACAAAGCATACGACAAAGCCAAATACTGGCTGGATGAAAGCTTGCGGTTAGGATCCAATGAACCGGTTTTATACTATAATCTGACCCGGTATTACCTCTTTAAAGAAGACACAGCTGAGGCCACCCGGTATCACCAAAAATTTTTACAGTCAAGAAGATAA
- a CDS encoding GDSL-type esterase/lipase family protein, which yields MKKIVFWAFTILFPVFLFLLLELGLRLGGYNEDAQELFVEVAIQPEYVVVNPAFVSRYFPAFTPDVAKNPFLKEKDNQTFRVFVLGGSSTQGFPYNFYSSFSSQLQQRLQMETVGLGVEVINLGMTAVNSFVLWDLSKRLLDYDPDAILIYAGHNEYYGSFGVGSTQFGFGKGVGLKRLILNLKNWRLYQLIEDTLRPDGDGNANNRTLMARVVKESGIPVNSELYQAGVRQFEENLSDILELFSDQSIPVFVGTVTSNLKDQPPLGNGEAALSKYSEGNDYFDSGSIDSARVAYLKAKEYDDIRFRAPGKMNDVIRKATKEYKAYLVDVNLASAKASESSIQDSSFFTDHLHPDWEAHQLIADLYFESLRENMDRISEAYTVNPLYDNTSISEFEKIYANVQIKRLKAGYPFKKGLTGQQEFAQFQNEYNNYLSRSYIDSIAASSWRMQRDIPLALTDVINYENNQTDTISVLQHYRDFVHWQLFNTDLLKKSVNYAINDREYDSYSVSILHTILSIEREDPFFANTLAALYLLHEDLERSEFWLQKVKERDEDSILLWYSYARLYALKGDTTNAKKAFEKYIRLRNEQ from the coding sequence ATGAAAAAAATTGTTTTTTGGGCTTTCACCATTCTGTTTCCGGTATTTCTTTTTCTATTACTGGAATTGGGTTTACGATTGGGAGGCTATAACGAAGATGCACAAGAACTTTTTGTAGAGGTGGCAATTCAGCCTGAGTATGTGGTTGTCAATCCTGCTTTTGTATCCAGGTACTTTCCAGCATTTACACCCGATGTAGCAAAAAACCCTTTTTTGAAGGAGAAGGACAATCAAACCTTTCGGGTTTTTGTACTTGGAGGTTCCTCAACCCAAGGGTTTCCTTACAATTTTTACAGTAGCTTTTCTTCGCAGCTGCAACAGAGGTTACAGATGGAAACCGTCGGTCTTGGTGTTGAGGTAATTAATCTTGGGATGACCGCTGTAAACAGTTTTGTTTTATGGGATTTAAGCAAACGGTTACTCGATTACGACCCTGATGCAATACTTATCTATGCAGGTCATAACGAATATTACGGATCGTTTGGAGTTGGCAGTACTCAATTTGGTTTTGGGAAAGGAGTAGGTTTGAAACGCTTGATTTTGAACCTCAAAAACTGGCGCCTATATCAGCTAATTGAAGATACTCTTCGTCCGGATGGGGACGGTAATGCAAACAATCGAACCCTGATGGCGAGAGTCGTAAAAGAGTCCGGAATACCGGTAAATAGTGAGTTATACCAAGCGGGGGTCAGGCAATTTGAGGAAAATTTATCGGATATCCTGGAATTATTTAGCGACCAATCGATACCTGTTTTTGTAGGTACTGTGACATCAAATCTGAAAGATCAGCCACCTCTGGGAAATGGTGAAGCAGCCCTCAGTAAATACAGCGAAGGAAACGACTATTTTGATTCCGGATCCATTGACTCTGCACGGGTAGCGTATCTGAAAGCCAAGGAATATGATGATATACGCTTCAGGGCACCTGGGAAAATGAATGATGTGATTAGAAAAGCCACAAAAGAGTACAAGGCCTACCTGGTTGATGTGAATTTGGCGTCTGCTAAAGCTTCGGAGAGCAGCATACAGGACAGCAGTTTCTTTACTGATCATTTGCACCCCGATTGGGAAGCCCACCAGTTGATCGCAGACCTGTATTTTGAGTCACTCAGGGAAAATATGGACCGAATTAGTGAAGCATACACTGTGAATCCATTATACGACAATACCTCAATATCTGAGTTTGAAAAAATTTATGCGAATGTTCAGATCAAGCGACTGAAGGCGGGATATCCATTTAAAAAAGGGTTAACAGGGCAACAGGAATTTGCTCAATTTCAGAATGAGTACAACAATTATCTTAGCCGCTCCTATATAGATTCTATTGCGGCTTCGTCCTGGAGAATGCAACGCGATATTCCGTTGGCACTCACGGATGTCATAAACTATGAGAATAACCAAACAGATACTATTTCAGTATTACAACACTACCGGGATTTTGTGCATTGGCAATTATTCAATACTGATTTGCTTAAAAAGAGTGTAAACTATGCAATCAATGATCGAGAATATGATTCATATTCAGTAAGTATCCTTCACACCATTCTAAGCATTGAGCGTGAAGACCCATTTTTTGCAAACACTCTTGCAGCCCTTTACTTACTTCATGAAGATTTAGAAAGAAGTGAATTCTGGTTGCAAAAAGTTAAAGAACGGGATGAAGATTCGATTTTGCTTTGGTATAGCTATGCCAGGCTTTATGCCCTGAAAGGAGATACAACCAACGCAAAAAAAGCATTTGAAAAGTACATTCGTTTACGAAATGAGCAATAG
- a CDS encoding methylmalonyl-CoA mutase family protein, translated as MSVKTKTSPAKKAAAKSDKNNHVQEPYQAEHKIRFVTAASLFDGHDASINIMRRILQSSGAEVIHLGHNRSVHEIVNCAIQEDAQGIAISSYQGGHVEYFKYMIELLEEHGAGHIKVFGGGGGVIVGDEIEELHEAGVTRIFSVEDGSKMGLQGMINFMLEECDFDPISVARPDFKKLKKHDTIALSRSLTAIENEHEDILALKDGKLLDGKGKDIELSDKTIPLVGITGTGGAGKSSLTDELVRRFLTEFEDLTIGIISVDPSKVKTGGALLGDRIRMNSIDTDRVFMRSMATRASNRSTSKGLLGAIELYKAAGFDLIIVETSGIGQSGTEIVDITEIPMYVMTSEYGAATQLEKINMLDLAELVVLNKFEKKGSLDALRDVRKQMIRNTGSWHAKQEDMPVYPTIAAQFNDEGVNRLFKALVDKINGHYEIGWETKIYMNPKPAEDIQAQAIIPGKRVRYLSEISETVRDYHEWVEEQVDAASKLDQVSGTMDQLESWNPDEKQVMQDNLAKMREHWLTKLDVLPKKILEGWNELFEQYQQEHFEVQIRDKTFKNKLYRESLSGLQIPRVALPKTKNKGEQLKFALKENLPGYFPYTAGVFPFKRESEDPTRMFAGEGTPERTNKRFHYVSEGMPAARLSTAFDSVTLYGEDPGYRPDIYGKIGNSGVSICTVDDMKKLYSGFELTSPKTSVSMTINGPAPMILAMFMNTAIDQEVERYLKENGKWEEAKKKIKAYFKERGVEQPQYSNEIPEGNDEFGLATLGISGDHLLPESTYNEIKENTLSVVRGTVQADILKEDQAQNTCIFSTEFALKMMGDIQTYFTEHNVRNYYSVSISGYHIAEAGANPITQAAFTLANGFTFVEYYLARGLDVDDFAHNLSFFFSNGLDPEYAVIGRVARRIWAVAMKNKYEANDRSQKLKYHIQTSGRSLHAQEIQFNDIRTTLQALLAIYDNCNSLHTNAYDEAITTPTEESVRRALAIQMIINKELGTAKNENINQGSYFIDELTDLVEEAILTEFDRITERGGVLGAMENMYQRGKIQDESLYYESKKHSGELPIIGVNTFQKEGEGEEGDKEIDLIRSTEEEKRQQIENLEQFWKRNEKDADIAIERLKEVARNNGNLFEELMETVKVASLGQISHALYEVGGQYRRNM; from the coding sequence ATGTCGGTAAAAACGAAAACATCACCAGCTAAGAAAGCTGCAGCAAAATCAGATAAGAATAACCACGTGCAAGAGCCGTACCAGGCTGAGCATAAAATTCGTTTTGTGACGGCTGCCAGTTTGTTTGACGGCCATGATGCCAGTATCAATATCATGCGCAGAATTTTGCAAAGCAGCGGGGCTGAAGTCATTCACCTCGGGCACAATCGCTCAGTGCATGAAATTGTGAATTGTGCTATTCAGGAAGATGCCCAGGGTATTGCCATCAGCTCGTACCAGGGCGGACATGTAGAGTACTTCAAGTATATGATTGAACTGCTTGAAGAGCACGGAGCCGGACACATCAAAGTATTTGGCGGTGGCGGCGGAGTTATTGTTGGGGATGAAATCGAAGAACTTCATGAAGCCGGCGTAACCCGCATTTTTTCTGTTGAAGATGGCAGTAAAATGGGGCTGCAGGGTATGATCAACTTTATGCTGGAGGAATGTGATTTCGATCCCATTTCTGTTGCCAGGCCCGACTTCAAGAAACTCAAAAAACATGATACGATTGCCCTTTCCCGTTCGCTCACGGCTATTGAGAATGAACACGAAGATATTTTAGCGCTGAAAGACGGTAAGCTCCTGGATGGGAAAGGCAAGGACATTGAATTATCCGATAAAACCATTCCTCTGGTTGGAATTACAGGAACCGGTGGAGCCGGTAAAAGTTCCCTCACCGATGAACTGGTCCGGCGATTTTTAACTGAGTTTGAAGACCTGACCATCGGGATCATTTCCGTAGATCCTTCCAAAGTGAAAACAGGCGGGGCCTTACTGGGCGACCGCATCCGCATGAATAGCATCGACACCGACCGGGTATTTATGCGCAGTATGGCTACCCGGGCATCCAATCGGTCTACCAGTAAAGGACTGCTTGGAGCCATTGAATTGTACAAAGCAGCCGGATTTGACCTGATTATAGTGGAAACCTCCGGAATCGGGCAGAGCGGCACCGAGATTGTGGATATCACCGAAATCCCGATGTATGTAATGACGAGTGAGTACGGGGCAGCTACACAGCTTGAGAAGATTAACATGCTTGATCTCGCTGAATTGGTGGTGCTTAATAAGTTTGAGAAGAAAGGATCGTTGGATGCTCTGCGGGATGTACGCAAGCAAATGATTCGAAACACGGGCTCATGGCATGCCAAGCAGGAAGATATGCCGGTTTACCCAACTATAGCTGCACAGTTCAATGATGAAGGCGTGAACCGTTTGTTTAAGGCCTTGGTGGATAAGATCAACGGCCATTATGAAATTGGCTGGGAAACCAAGATTTATATGAATCCCAAGCCGGCTGAGGATATTCAGGCGCAGGCCATCATTCCCGGAAAAAGGGTTCGGTATTTATCCGAAATTTCAGAAACTGTACGGGATTACCACGAATGGGTGGAAGAGCAGGTGGATGCCGCTTCCAAACTGGATCAGGTTTCAGGAACCATGGATCAGCTGGAAAGCTGGAATCCGGATGAGAAGCAGGTGATGCAGGATAATCTGGCTAAAATGCGTGAACACTGGCTTACTAAGCTGGATGTGCTGCCTAAGAAAATACTGGAGGGCTGGAATGAATTATTTGAGCAATACCAGCAAGAACACTTTGAGGTTCAAATCCGTGACAAGACCTTCAAGAATAAATTATATCGTGAATCGCTGAGCGGATTACAGATTCCGCGAGTGGCTCTTCCCAAAACAAAGAACAAAGGGGAGCAGCTGAAGTTTGCCCTGAAAGAAAATCTGCCGGGATATTTCCCATATACCGCCGGTGTATTCCCATTTAAGAGGGAGAGTGAAGACCCAACCCGGATGTTTGCGGGAGAAGGAACCCCGGAGCGAACCAACAAGCGTTTTCACTACGTGAGTGAGGGCATGCCGGCTGCCCGACTTTCCACGGCTTTTGATTCGGTAACACTGTATGGTGAAGACCCCGGTTATCGGCCGGATATTTACGGTAAAATCGGTAACTCCGGTGTCAGTATTTGTACCGTGGATGATATGAAGAAGCTGTATTCCGGCTTTGAACTGACTTCCCCAAAAACATCGGTATCGATGACCATAAACGGTCCGGCGCCTATGATTCTGGCGATGTTTATGAATACCGCCATTGACCAGGAAGTAGAACGCTATCTGAAAGAAAACGGCAAGTGGGAAGAAGCGAAGAAGAAAATCAAAGCTTACTTCAAAGAGCGGGGAGTGGAACAACCGCAATACAGCAATGAAATTCCGGAAGGTAATGATGAATTTGGTTTGGCTACCCTTGGTATTTCAGGAGATCATTTATTACCGGAAAGCACCTATAACGAGATTAAGGAAAACACCCTGAGCGTGGTTCGCGGAACGGTTCAGGCTGACATTCTGAAGGAAGACCAGGCACAAAATACCTGTATATTTTCCACTGAATTCGCCCTGAAGATGATGGGGGACATTCAAACCTATTTCACCGAGCATAATGTCCGTAATTACTACTCGGTTTCAATTTCCGGCTATCACATTGCCGAGGCCGGAGCGAACCCAATCACGCAGGCAGCTTTTACGCTGGCCAATGGTTTTACCTTTGTGGAATATTACCTGGCACGCGGACTGGATGTGGATGATTTTGCCCATAACCTGTCGTTCTTTTTCAGTAACGGACTTGACCCTGAATATGCGGTTATCGGTCGTGTGGCGCGACGTATATGGGCCGTAGCCATGAAGAATAAATACGAAGCCAACGACCGTTCACAGAAGCTGAAGTATCACATCCAAACCAGTGGTCGCTCTCTGCACGCCCAGGAGATTCAGTTTAATGATATCCGAACCACACTTCAGGCATTATTGGCGATATACGATAATTGTAACTCATTGCACACCAATGCTTATGACGAGGCCATTACCACTCCAACTGAGGAGTCTGTACGCCGTGCTTTGGCTATCCAGATGATCATTAATAAAGAGCTGGGAACGGCTAAGAATGAGAACATTAACCAGGGATCGTATTTCATTGATGAGCTGACCGATCTGGTTGAAGAAGCCATTCTTACCGAGTTTGATCGCATCACTGAACGTGGTGGTGTACTCGGCGCTATGGAAAATATGTATCAGCGGGGCAAGATTCAGGATGAATCCCTCTATTACGAATCCAAAAAACACTCCGGAGAGCTTCCGATTATTGGTGTGAATACCTTCCAGAAAGAAGGCGAAGGAGAAGAAGGCGATAAAGAAATCGACCTCATCCGTTCTACCGAAGAAGAGAAGCGCCAGCAGATTGAAAACCTCGAGCAGTTCTGGAAGCGAAACGAAAAAGACGCCGATATAGCCATCGAGCGACTCAAAGAAGTAGCCCGAAATAACGGCAACCTCTTCGAAGAACTCATGGAAACGGTTAAAGTAGCTTCGCTGGGACAGATTTCACATGCCTTATATGAAGTAGGCGGGCAGTATCGCAGAAACATGTGA
- a CDS encoding glycoside hydrolase family 30 protein — translation MNTKTLCSVSLVISIFLFNQSCKTAGDNGNKHSDLWLTTADQTALLEEIEDRVTEAKADPELPTIEITSNNIYQTIDGFGYSLTGGSALHISNMSASARQELLQELFGRDEGSIGVSYLRVSIGSSDLDPHTFSYNDLQAGETDEDMSEFSLDPDREYLIPVLKEILAINPELKIMGSPWSAPTWVKSNNNTVGGSLLPRYYDAYALYFVKYIQGMAEEGITIDAITVQNEPLHDGNNPSMHMSANEQADFVKNHLGPAFEDAGIETKIIIYDHNADRPEYPISILNDPDAKKYIDGSAFHLYAGDISALSQVHNAHPDKNLYFTEQWVGAPGNFAQDLAWHTRNLIIGATRNWSRNVLEWNLAADQNQDPHTNGGCTQCLGALTIIGNEITRNPAYYIIAHASKFVLPGAQRIESNVPEDLPNVAFINEDGQIVIIILNDSDSLKEFLISVDGEIKRLTLFEGAVGTVIW, via the coding sequence ATGAATACCAAAACTCTTTGCTCTGTTAGTCTTGTCATTTCAATTTTCCTTTTTAACCAATCATGTAAAACAGCGGGGGACAATGGTAATAAACATTCAGATTTGTGGCTTACAACCGCTGATCAAACCGCACTCCTTGAAGAAATTGAAGACAGAGTTACCGAAGCCAAAGCTGACCCAGAACTGCCAACAATAGAAATTACTTCAAACAACATCTATCAAACTATTGATGGCTTTGGGTATTCGCTTACCGGCGGGAGTGCCCTTCATATTAGTAACATGAGTGCTTCAGCTCGTCAGGAATTACTGCAAGAGCTTTTCGGACGTGATGAAGGGAGTATCGGAGTAAGCTACCTGCGTGTGAGTATTGGTTCTTCCGATTTAGACCCACATACATTCTCTTATAATGATTTACAGGCCGGAGAGACAGACGAGGATATGTCGGAATTCAGCCTTGACCCAGATCGTGAGTATTTGATTCCGGTATTAAAAGAGATTCTGGCCATTAATCCTGAACTCAAAATTATGGGTTCGCCCTGGTCGGCTCCTACCTGGGTGAAATCAAACAACAACACCGTGGGTGGAAGTTTACTGCCCCGATATTATGATGCTTACGCACTCTATTTTGTGAAATATATACAAGGAATGGCAGAGGAGGGGATTACCATCGATGCTATTACTGTTCAAAATGAGCCACTTCATGATGGAAATAACCCCAGTATGCATATGTCGGCCAATGAACAAGCCGATTTCGTGAAGAATCACCTGGGGCCTGCTTTTGAAGATGCGGGAATTGAAACCAAGATCATTATTTATGATCACAATGCCGACAGACCCGAATACCCCATTTCAATTTTAAATGATCCGGACGCAAAAAAATACATAGATGGTTCGGCTTTTCATTTATACGCGGGAGATATTTCTGCTCTTAGCCAGGTTCATAACGCCCATCCCGATAAGAATCTTTATTTTACGGAGCAATGGGTTGGAGCTCCGGGAAACTTTGCGCAAGATTTAGCCTGGCATACCAGAAACCTGATTATCGGAGCTACAAGGAATTGGAGCCGGAATGTGCTGGAATGGAACCTGGCCGCTGATCAAAATCAGGATCCGCACACCAATGGCGGTTGCACTCAATGCCTCGGTGCGTTGACCATAATCGGGAATGAAATTACCAGAAATCCTGCCTATTACATTATCGCTCATGCCTCAAAGTTTGTTCTACCCGGGGCTCAAAGAATAGAATCCAATGTTCCCGAAGATTTACCCAATGTGGCTTTTATTAATGAAGACGGTCAGATCGTTATTATTATTCTCAATGACTCGGACTCTTTAAAAGAGTTCCTGATCTCGGTAGATGGGGAGATAAAAAGGCTGACATTATTTGAAGGTGCGGTAGGAACGGTTATCTGGTAG
- a CDS encoding TlpA family protein disulfide reductase — MKNIAGLFLLLIVFQSFAAAQIPKEGTWKGTIIYSNAEIPFQFEVEYPKDSESPVLTFINGEDRASLEATVRNDSLIIPMFGFDITLKMKQGSDSMEGRLFKHYRNQSYSFRAEYGLPRYEMAEEENPIVVGNRWDMTVNMGRSSEYPAVGLFEQNGNRVTGTIMTEVSDYRFFEGKVEGNSIEMSTFDGVHSFLLRGTYNESEERWSGELVLDNGYSRPWIATRDDSAELPDPFEMVDLTGKNIRPDLERLAVLAEQKINPEEYKGKVLIVQLMGTWCSNSQDQTRYLAEWVGENPGKEVEILAVNFEANYSPEYGLGRIQTYKNRLDVPYKMILGGRLSKSKAAEAFSFMDEIVAFPTLVFIDKDGYARYVHSYFTGPATGSYYEEFDQRFNAIVEELSR, encoded by the coding sequence ATGAAAAATATAGCCGGACTATTTCTACTCCTCATTGTATTCCAGTCATTCGCAGCCGCCCAAATTCCAAAAGAAGGAACCTGGAAAGGAACCATTATTTATAGCAACGCGGAGATTCCATTTCAGTTTGAGGTAGAATACCCTAAGGATTCTGAATCACCGGTACTTACTTTTATTAACGGAGAAGACCGGGCTTCGCTGGAAGCCACTGTTCGAAACGACAGCCTGATTATTCCCATGTTTGGGTTCGACATCACCCTGAAAATGAAACAGGGTTCTGATAGCATGGAAGGTCGGCTTTTCAAGCATTATCGCAATCAAAGCTACTCGTTCAGGGCTGAATATGGTTTGCCCCGGTATGAAATGGCAGAAGAGGAAAACCCCATAGTAGTTGGTAATCGATGGGATATGACCGTGAATATGGGCAGAAGCAGTGAATACCCTGCTGTCGGGTTATTTGAGCAGAACGGAAACCGGGTTACCGGAACCATTATGACTGAAGTAAGCGACTATCGTTTTTTTGAGGGAAAGGTGGAAGGCAATAGCATCGAAATGTCAACATTTGACGGGGTGCATTCTTTCCTGTTGAGAGGAACATACAACGAAAGTGAAGAAAGGTGGAGCGGCGAACTGGTTCTGGATAACGGCTATTCACGTCCCTGGATAGCAACCCGGGATGATTCTGCTGAGCTGCCCGATCCATTTGAAATGGTTGATTTAACCGGAAAGAATATCAGGCCTGATTTGGAAAGGCTCGCTGTATTGGCCGAGCAGAAGATCAATCCGGAAGAGTATAAAGGTAAAGTGCTTATCGTTCAGCTGATGGGAACCTGGTGTTCTAACAGCCAGGACCAAACCCGTTATTTGGCTGAATGGGTAGGGGAAAATCCCGGTAAAGAAGTGGAAATATTGGCAGTAAATTTTGAAGCCAATTATTCTCCGGAATATGGATTGGGCCGTATTCAAACCTACAAAAACCGTCTTGATGTACCATATAAAATGATTCTCGGCGGCCGGCTATCTAAATCAAAAGCAGCTGAGGCCTTTTCTTTTATGGATGAGATTGTCGCTTTCCCAACATTGGTGTTTATAGATAAGGATGGCTACGCCCGTTACGTTCATAGCTATTTCACCGGACCGGCGACCGGCAGCTATTATGAGGAATTTGATCAAAGATTTAACGCGATTGTTGAAGAACTGTCTCGTTAG
- a CDS encoding mechanosensitive ion channel family protein, whose protein sequence is MKELLSTYIDEIWHLPILIGMIILITIVIAGITSRVLNAIIKRNREAEDNDDVTSLVFFKRSIIVLIYLAGISFAIYMIPQLRVIAASLLAGAGLLAVAVGFASQAALSNVISGLFIVLFKPYKISDRIEVRTDLTGVVEDINLRHTVIRNFENKRIIIPNSVISNEVVINSNYEDNKICKWIDMGISYDSDIDLAKKIMEEEVLKHPHFVDVRTEEQIEAGDDIVPVRVVMMGESSVNLRAWSWASNPPDAFVMGCDLLESIKKRFDAEGIEIPFPYRTLVYKNNPPKSIEGGENARS, encoded by the coding sequence ATGAAAGAACTGCTTTCAACTTACATTGATGAAATCTGGCACCTGCCCATCCTGATTGGTATGATTATACTCATTACCATTGTGATAGCAGGGATCACATCGAGGGTTTTGAACGCCATTATCAAACGAAATCGTGAAGCGGAAGACAATGATGATGTCACCAGCCTGGTATTTTTCAAGCGCTCAATCATCGTGTTGATTTACCTGGCCGGCATCAGTTTTGCCATTTATATGATTCCACAGCTTCGGGTTATTGCAGCTTCCCTGCTGGCCGGTGCAGGTTTACTCGCTGTAGCTGTAGGTTTTGCCTCCCAGGCTGCTCTTTCCAATGTTATCAGCGGTTTATTCATCGTTCTCTTCAAGCCCTACAAAATTTCTGACCGGATTGAAGTAAGAACCGATTTAACCGGAGTTGTTGAGGATATAAATCTCCGCCACACCGTAATCCGTAATTTTGAAAATAAACGCATTATTATTCCCAATTCCGTGATCAGCAATGAGGTGGTCATCAATTCAAACTACGAGGATAATAAAATCTGTAAGTGGATTGATATGGGCATCAGTTATGATTCCGACATCGATCTCGCTAAAAAGATCATGGAAGAAGAAGTCCTCAAACATCCACATTTTGTAGATGTGCGGACAGAAGAGCAAATTGAAGCCGGTGATGATATCGTACCGGTTAGGGTTGTAATGATGGGTGAATCGTCGGTGAACTTAAGAGCCTGGAGCTGGGCAAGTAACCCACCGGATGCATTTGTAATGGGGTGTGACCTGCTTGAAAGCATTAAAAAACGATTTGACGCCGAAGGAATTGAAATACCATTCCCTTATCGAACGTTGGTTTATAAAAACAATCCTCCAAAAAGCATTGAAGGTGGCGAAAACGCCAGATCCTGA